From Salvelinus sp. IW2-2015 linkage group LG18, ASM291031v2, whole genome shotgun sequence, a single genomic window includes:
- the LOC111978104 gene encoding serine/threonine-protein kinase tousled-like 2 isoform X2 — protein sequence MMEELHSLDPRRQELLEARFTGVGVAKGSGINESSNQSLCSVGSLSDKELETPEKKPSDQRTRKRKGEQYDKGGARSHKISDYFEFAGGSCPATSLARGIPPLVRSSCQHSHSNPPVAVQQGSPSSTGSAAPAEPSSSSSSMKPVLLHSSSSCHKSTQSDLTLEKLTALENNKNSDLEKKEGRIDDLLRTNCDLRRQIDEQQRALERYKERLNKCVTMSKKLLIEKSKQEKRTCRDKSMQDRLRLGHFTTVRHGASFTEQWTDGYAFQNLIKQQERINSQREDIERQRKLLGKRKPSTTTTTTTAQSLTLLTTPNTMEPPTAPNSSGTNKRKSKTNGQDNEALSLAEYHEQEEIFKLRLGHLKKEEAEIQAELERLERVRNLHIRELKRIHNEDNSTFKDHPTLNDRYLLLYLLGRGGFSEVYKAFDLTEQRYVAVKIHQLNKNWRDEKKENYHKHACREYRIHKELDHPRIVKLYDYFSLDTDSFCTVLEFCEGNDLDFYLKQHKLMSEKEGRSIIMQIVNALKYLNEIRPPIIHYDLKPGNILLVNGTACGEIKITDFGLSKIMDDDSYNSVDGMELTSQGAGTYWYLPPECFVVGKEPPKISNKVDVWSVGVIFYQSLYGRKPFGHNQSQQDILQENTILKAKEVQFPPKPVVTTEAKAFIRRCLAYRKEERIDVLQLAQDPFLMPPFRKALATGAGPLASGSTPSTSSAYNSSASN from the exons ATGATGGAAGAACTGCACAGCCTGGACCCTCGGCGGCAGGAGCTGCTTGAGGCTCGCTTCACAGGAGTCGGAGTGGCCAAG GGTTCGGGAATAAACGAGTCGTCCAACCAGAGCCTGTGCAGCGTGGGCTCTCTGAGCGACAAGGAGCTGGAG ACACCAGAGAAGAAGCCCAGTGACCAGAGAAccaggaagaggaaaggagagcagtACGATAAGGGAGGCGCCAGAAGTCACAAAATTAGCGACTATTTTGAG TTTGCTGGTGGTAGTTGCCCTGCCACCAGTCTGGCACGGGGCATCCCTCCCCTGGTGCGCTCCTCCTGTCAACACTCACACTCTAACCCCCCAGTGGCG GTGCAGCAGGGCAGTCCGTCGTCCACAGGCTCAGCAGCTCCCGCcgagccctcctcctcctccagctctatGAAGCCTGTTCTGCTCCACTCCTCCTCATCCTGTCACAAATCTACTCAG TCTGACTTGACGCTTGAGAAGCTGACAGCATTAGAGAACAACAAGAACTCTGACCTAGAGAAGAAGGAGGGACGAATCGACGACTTATTGAGG ACTAACTGTGACCTGCGGCGCCAGATAGACGAGCAACAGAGGGCGCTGGAGCGGTACAAGGAGCGCCTCAACAAGTGTGTGACCATGAGCAAAAAGTTGCTTATCGAGAAA tcgaAGCAGGAAAAGAGGACGTGCCGGGACAAAAGCATGCAGGACCGCCTGCGACTGGGCCACTTCACCACCGTGAGACACGGAGCCTCATTCACCGAGCAGTGGACCGACGGATACGCCTTCCAGAACCTCATCAA GCAGCAGGAGAGGATAAACTCTCAGAGggaggacatagagagacagCGGAAGCTGCTGGGTAAGAGGAAGCCctctacaaccaccaccaccaccacggccCAGAGCCTCACCCTCCTCACCACACCGAACACCATGGAGCCTCCAACTGCCCCCAACAGCTCCGGCACCAACAAACGCAAGAGCAAGACCAACGGACAAGACAACGAAGC GTTGTCGCTTGCAGAATATCACGAGCAGGAGGAGATTTTCAAACTCCGGCTTGGGCATCTAAAGAAG GAGGAAGCAGAGATCCAGGCAGAGCTGGAGAGGTTGGAGCGCGTCAGGAACCTCCACATCCGGGAGTTGAAGAGGATCCACAACGAGGACAACTCCAC ATTTAAAGACCACCCCACGTTGAACGACCGATACCTACTATTATATCTCCTGGGACGAGGTGGCTTCAGTGAAGTTTACAAG GCCTTTGACCTAACGGAGCAAAGATACGTGGCGGTTAAGATCCACCAGCTCAACAAGAACTGGAGGGACGAGAAGAAGGAGAACTACCACAA GCATGCCTGCAGAGAGTACAGGATCCACAAGGAACTGGACCATCCCCGAATAGTCAAACTGTATGACTACTTCTCACTGGACACAGACTC GTTCTGCACAGTGCTGGAGTTCTGCGAGGGCAACGACCTGGACTTCTACCTGAAGCAGCACAAGCTGATGTCTGAGAAGGAGGGCCGCTCCATCATCATGCAGATCGTCAATGCCCTCAAGTACCTCAACGAGATCCGCCCGCCCATCATCCACTATGACCTCAAGCCAG GCAACATCCTCTTGGTGAACGGCACGGCGTGCGGCGAGATCAAGATCACCGACTTCGGCCTGTCCAAGATCATGGATGACGACAGCTACAACTCTGTGGATGGGATGGAGCTGACCTCCCAGGGAGCAGGGACTTACTG GTACCTGCCCCCAGAGTGTTTTGTGGTAGGCAAGGAACCCCCCAAGATCTCCAACAAGGTGGACGTGTGGTCGGTGGGGGTCATCTTCTACCAGAGCCTCTACGGACgcaag CCATTTGGACACAACCAGTCCCAGCAGGACATCTTGCAGGAGAACACCATACTGAAAGCCAAAGAGGTGCAGTTTCCCCCCAAACCTGTGGTCACCACAGAAGCCAAG
- the LOC111978104 gene encoding serine/threonine-protein kinase tousled-like 2 isoform X1, whose protein sequence is MMEELHSLDPRRQELLEARFTGVGVAKGSGINESSNQSLCSVGSLSDKELETPEKKPSDQRTRKRKGEQYDKGGARSHKISDYFEVQQGSPSSTGSAAPAEPSSSSSSMKPVLLHSSSSCHKSTQSDLTLEKLTALENNKNSDLEKKEGRIDDLLRTNCDLRRQIDEQQRALERYKERLNKCVTMSKKLLIEKSKQEKRTCRDKSMQDRLRLGHFTTVRHGASFTEQWTDGYAFQNLIKQQERINSQREDIERQRKLLGKRKPSTTTTTTTAQSLTLLTTPNTMEPPTAPNSSGTNKRKSKTNGQDNEALSLAEYHEQEEIFKLRLGHLKKEEAEIQAELERLERVRNLHIRELKRIHNEDNSTFKDHPTLNDRYLLLYLLGRGGFSEVYKAFDLTEQRYVAVKIHQLNKNWRDEKKENYHKHACREYRIHKELDHPRIVKLYDYFSLDTDSFCTVLEFCEGNDLDFYLKQHKLMSEKEGRSIIMQIVNALKYLNEIRPPIIHYDLKPGNILLVNGTACGEIKITDFGLSKIMDDDSYNSVDGMELTSQGAGTYWYLPPECFVVGKEPPKISNKVDVWSVGVIFYQSLYGRKPFGHNQSQQDILQENTILKAKEVQFPPKPVVTTEAKAFIRRCLAYRKEERIDVLQLAQDPFLMPPFRKALATGAGPLASGSTPSTSSAYNSSASN, encoded by the exons ATGATGGAAGAACTGCACAGCCTGGACCCTCGGCGGCAGGAGCTGCTTGAGGCTCGCTTCACAGGAGTCGGAGTGGCCAAG GGTTCGGGAATAAACGAGTCGTCCAACCAGAGCCTGTGCAGCGTGGGCTCTCTGAGCGACAAGGAGCTGGAG ACACCAGAGAAGAAGCCCAGTGACCAGAGAAccaggaagaggaaaggagagcagtACGATAAGGGAGGCGCCAGAAGTCACAAAATTAGCGACTATTTTGAG GTGCAGCAGGGCAGTCCGTCGTCCACAGGCTCAGCAGCTCCCGCcgagccctcctcctcctccagctctatGAAGCCTGTTCTGCTCCACTCCTCCTCATCCTGTCACAAATCTACTCAG TCTGACTTGACGCTTGAGAAGCTGACAGCATTAGAGAACAACAAGAACTCTGACCTAGAGAAGAAGGAGGGACGAATCGACGACTTATTGAGG ACTAACTGTGACCTGCGGCGCCAGATAGACGAGCAACAGAGGGCGCTGGAGCGGTACAAGGAGCGCCTCAACAAGTGTGTGACCATGAGCAAAAAGTTGCTTATCGAGAAA tcgaAGCAGGAAAAGAGGACGTGCCGGGACAAAAGCATGCAGGACCGCCTGCGACTGGGCCACTTCACCACCGTGAGACACGGAGCCTCATTCACCGAGCAGTGGACCGACGGATACGCCTTCCAGAACCTCATCAA GCAGCAGGAGAGGATAAACTCTCAGAGggaggacatagagagacagCGGAAGCTGCTGGGTAAGAGGAAGCCctctacaaccaccaccaccaccacggccCAGAGCCTCACCCTCCTCACCACACCGAACACCATGGAGCCTCCAACTGCCCCCAACAGCTCCGGCACCAACAAACGCAAGAGCAAGACCAACGGACAAGACAACGAAGC GTTGTCGCTTGCAGAATATCACGAGCAGGAGGAGATTTTCAAACTCCGGCTTGGGCATCTAAAGAAG GAGGAAGCAGAGATCCAGGCAGAGCTGGAGAGGTTGGAGCGCGTCAGGAACCTCCACATCCGGGAGTTGAAGAGGATCCACAACGAGGACAACTCCAC ATTTAAAGACCACCCCACGTTGAACGACCGATACCTACTATTATATCTCCTGGGACGAGGTGGCTTCAGTGAAGTTTACAAG GCCTTTGACCTAACGGAGCAAAGATACGTGGCGGTTAAGATCCACCAGCTCAACAAGAACTGGAGGGACGAGAAGAAGGAGAACTACCACAA GCATGCCTGCAGAGAGTACAGGATCCACAAGGAACTGGACCATCCCCGAATAGTCAAACTGTATGACTACTTCTCACTGGACACAGACTC GTTCTGCACAGTGCTGGAGTTCTGCGAGGGCAACGACCTGGACTTCTACCTGAAGCAGCACAAGCTGATGTCTGAGAAGGAGGGCCGCTCCATCATCATGCAGATCGTCAATGCCCTCAAGTACCTCAACGAGATCCGCCCGCCCATCATCCACTATGACCTCAAGCCAG GCAACATCCTCTTGGTGAACGGCACGGCGTGCGGCGAGATCAAGATCACCGACTTCGGCCTGTCCAAGATCATGGATGACGACAGCTACAACTCTGTGGATGGGATGGAGCTGACCTCCCAGGGAGCAGGGACTTACTG GTACCTGCCCCCAGAGTGTTTTGTGGTAGGCAAGGAACCCCCCAAGATCTCCAACAAGGTGGACGTGTGGTCGGTGGGGGTCATCTTCTACCAGAGCCTCTACGGACgcaag CCATTTGGACACAACCAGTCCCAGCAGGACATCTTGCAGGAGAACACCATACTGAAAGCCAAAGAGGTGCAGTTTCCCCCCAAACCTGTGGTCACCACAGAAGCCAAG
- the LOC139029094 gene encoding serine/threonine-protein kinase tousled-like 2, whose protein sequence is MTLSVQQGSPSSTGSAAPAEPSSSSSSMKPVLLHSSSSCHKSTQSDLTLEKLTALENNKNSDLEKKEGRIDDLLRTNCDLRRQIDEQQRALERYKERLNKCVTMSKKLLIEKSKQEKRTCRDKSMQDRLRLGHFTTVRHGASSPSSGPTDTPSEPHQQERINSQREDIERQRKLLGKRKPLQTTTTTTAQSLTLLTNTNTMEPPTAPNSSGTNKRKSKTHGQDNEA, encoded by the exons ATGACTCTCAGT GTGCAGCAGGGCAGTCCGTCGTCCACAGGCTCAGCAGCTCCCGCcgagccctcctcctcctccagctctatGAAGCCTGTTCTGCTCCACTCCTCCTCATCCTGTCACAAATCTACTCAG TCTGACTTGACGCTTGAGAAGCTGACAGCATTAGAGAACAACAAGAACTCTGACCTAGAGAAGAAGGAGGGACGAATCGACGACTTATTGAGG ACTAACTGTGACCTGCGGCGCCAGATAGACGAGCAACAGAGGGCGCTGGAGCGGTACAAGGAGCGCCTCAACAAGTGTGTGACCATGAGCAAAAAGTTGCTTATCGAGAAA tcgaAGCAGGAAAAGAGGACGTGCCGGGACAAAAGCATGCAGGACCGCCTGCGACTGGGCCACTTCACCACCGTGAGACACGGAGCCTCATCACCGAGCAGTGGACCGACGGATACGCCTTCCGAACCTCATCAA CAGGAGAGGATAAACTCTCAGAGggaggacatagagagacagCGGAAGCTGCTGGGTAAGAGGAAGCCTCtacaaaccaccaccaccaccacggccCAGAGCCTCACCCTCCTCACCAACACGAACACCATGGAGCCTCCAACTGCCCCCAACAGCTCCGGCACCAACAAACGCAAGAGCAAGACACACGGACAAGACAACGAAGCGTAA